The Verrucomicrobiia bacterium genome window below encodes:
- a CDS encoding DUF4256 domain-containing protein: MKSAKNALSPAQSKALLSALKNRFEKNPARHQDLDWSNVQTRLEASPEKFWSLHEMETTGGEPDVIAHDKKSGEYTFFDCSAETPKARVSVCYDREGLDSRKEHKPKTTAMDMATAMGVQLLTEEEYFDLQKLGTFDTKTSSWIKTPAAIRDLGGALYGERRYGRVFTGHNGAQSYYAARGFRASLKV; this comes from the coding sequence ATGAAATCCGCCAAGAATGCGCTGTCCCCCGCTCAAAGCAAAGCACTGCTCTCTGCTTTAAAAAACCGCTTCGAGAAAAACCCGGCCCGTCATCAAGACCTTGATTGGAGCAATGTTCAGACACGTCTCGAAGCCAGCCCGGAAAAATTCTGGTCTCTCCACGAGATGGAAACGACCGGTGGCGAACCCGATGTCATCGCCCACGATAAAAAATCGGGCGAGTACACTTTCTTCGATTGCTCCGCCGAGACACCCAAAGCCCGCGTCAGCGTCTGTTACGACCGCGAAGGTCTCGACTCCCGCAAAGAGCACAAACCAAAGACCACCGCCATGGACATGGCCACGGCCATGGGTGTCCAACTGCTGACCGAGGAAGAATATTTCGACCTGCAAAAACTCGGCACCTTCGACACCAAGACCTCGAGCTGGATCAAAACCCCTGCGGCCATCCGCGACCTCGGCGGTGCCCTCTACGGAGAACGCCGCTACGGCCGCGTATTCACCGGTCACAACGGCGCCCAATCCTACTACGCCGCCCGCGGCTTCCGCGCCTCGCTCAAAGTCTGA
- a CDS encoding TonB family protein gives MVTTQEPAKLIVKVPPASLERCALGEACPTRLTCELARQCLPQDKPDPNVKYAWANAICVLFILIGLYGLKSPLFILPAEAKAEEVVVPVLFMPPPPSMQSQSLAPASESAPAPDSIAEPMEMPEVAPAVAPENANVAFAVPVEGPVRVVAAQYAAAPPVIRKVVAPPPPGPTGNGTGGTGDAVEFSPGGGDGGKYPQPTYPALALSRGYQGVTVLEIVVDRTGFPSSISVRDSSGWDILDDEAAYTVKRKWRWPAGPQRHYLVPFKFQINQKK, from the coding sequence ATGGTGACCACGCAAGAACCAGCTAAATTGATCGTGAAGGTGCCTCCGGCATCGCTGGAACGTTGCGCCTTGGGGGAAGCGTGCCCGACGCGGTTGACGTGTGAGCTGGCGCGGCAATGTCTTCCGCAGGACAAGCCGGACCCGAATGTGAAGTATGCTTGGGCGAACGCGATCTGTGTGCTGTTCATCCTCATCGGGCTGTATGGTTTGAAGTCGCCGTTGTTCATCTTGCCAGCGGAAGCGAAAGCGGAAGAGGTGGTGGTGCCGGTGTTGTTCATGCCGCCGCCTCCGAGCATGCAATCGCAGTCGCTGGCTCCGGCAAGCGAGAGTGCGCCTGCGCCAGACAGCATTGCGGAACCGATGGAGATGCCGGAAGTGGCTCCTGCGGTGGCTCCCGAAAATGCGAATGTGGCGTTTGCCGTGCCGGTGGAAGGACCTGTGCGCGTGGTGGCAGCACAGTATGCAGCGGCACCGCCGGTGATCCGTAAAGTGGTGGCACCTCCGCCGCCGGGACCGACGGGTAATGGCACGGGTGGAACGGGGGATGCGGTGGAGTTCAGTCCGGGTGGCGGGGATGGCGGAAAATATCCCCAGCCGACATATCCTGCACTGGCTTTGAGCCGTGGCTATCAAGGTGTGACGGTGTTGGAGATCGTGGTCGATCGCACCGGTTTTCCTTCATCCATTTCAGTGCGTGACAGTTCTGGCTGGGATATTCTGGATGACGAAGCCGCTTACACTGTGAAGCGCAAGTGGCGCTGGCCAGCCGGGCCGCAACGTCATTATCTGGTGCCTTTTAAATTCCAAATCAACCAGAAGAAATAG
- a CDS encoding sigma-70 family RNA polymerase sigma factor encodes MSSPEEAELLARCRRGDSAAWDELFDRHYAPCGRFLFQLSNTLTAEDVDEICQETFLTVVKNLATFQGHSQFQTWLFRIAVNKARDHQEKQRAAKRGGGQLTFSLHAEDPDTGLTIDPPSQQPGPDTALTTQEDGSLIITALTELGDPCREIIELRYFGDLSYEEISKALELNEKTVSSRLSKCLDKLEEIARIKFSRGNASVSPSNK; translated from the coding sequence ATGAGTTCCCCCGAGGAAGCAGAATTGCTCGCGCGCTGTCGCCGAGGCGACTCCGCCGCTTGGGATGAACTCTTTGACCGGCACTACGCCCCCTGCGGCCGCTTCCTCTTCCAGCTCTCCAACACCCTCACTGCGGAAGATGTGGACGAGATCTGCCAGGAAACCTTTCTCACCGTCGTAAAAAACCTCGCCACGTTCCAAGGCCACAGCCAGTTCCAGACCTGGCTCTTCCGCATCGCCGTGAACAAGGCGCGCGACCATCAGGAGAAACAACGCGCCGCCAAACGCGGCGGCGGACAGCTCACCTTTTCACTCCACGCAGAAGACCCAGACACCGGCCTGACCATTGATCCCCCCAGCCAGCAACCCGGTCCGGACACCGCCCTCACCACGCAGGAAGATGGCTCCCTCATCATCACCGCCCTGACCGAGCTGGGCGACCCTTGCCGCGAAATAATCGAGCTCCGCTACTTCGGCGATCTCAGCTACGAAGAAATATCGAAAGCCTTGGAACTCAACGAGAAAACCGTCAGCTCACGGTTGAGCAAGTGCCTCGATAAGCTCGAAGAGATCGCCCGTATAAAATTTTCTCGGGGAAATGCCAGCGTTTCTCCGTCAAACAAATAG
- a CDS encoding MotA/TolQ/ExbB proton channel family protein — translation MLANTVVELFIKGGPIMWPILIVVLVAVAVVGERIIWWSTLAKKRDAKRLEQVLTAIEVGDFNTASNRAKDSEDPVIRMIWHGLNHVHSSMQGALQVAAGVELQRAGRFIMAMDTIITLAPLLGLLGTVTGIMASFDSIGGSELAVEKVTGGIGEALIATGAGLGIAIFVLIPFNYFTAKVARLQFELESAATNVEVMVQAAKHKESDGGTFRETPAPPAPSMISARKSTTTV, via the coding sequence ATGCTCGCGAATACTGTCGTTGAATTGTTCATCAAGGGCGGCCCCATCATGTGGCCGATCCTCATCGTTGTTCTGGTTGCCGTCGCGGTGGTCGGTGAGCGGATCATCTGGTGGAGCACGCTGGCGAAGAAGCGTGATGCGAAGCGGCTGGAGCAGGTGTTGACGGCGATCGAGGTGGGTGATTTCAACACAGCATCGAATCGCGCGAAGGATTCAGAAGACCCGGTGATCCGTATGATTTGGCATGGGTTGAACCATGTTCACTCTTCCATGCAGGGGGCGTTGCAGGTGGCGGCGGGTGTAGAACTGCAACGCGCGGGCCGTTTCATCATGGCGATGGATACGATCATCACGCTGGCGCCGTTGCTTGGTTTGCTCGGCACGGTGACGGGCATCATGGCTTCATTCGATTCCATCGGCGGTTCTGAACTGGCCGTGGAGAAGGTGACGGGCGGTATCGGTGAGGCGCTCATCGCGACGGGTGCGGGCCTGGGCATCGCGATCTTTGTGCTGATCCCGTTCAATTATTTCACGGCGAAGGTCGCGCGCTTGCAGTTCGAGCTGGAGTCTGCGGCGACGAATGTCGAGGTGATGGTGCAGGCGGCGAAGCACAAGGAATCGGATGGCGGCACGTTCCGTGAGACGCCAGCTCCTCCTGCGCCCTCGATGATCAGCGCGCGCAAATCTACGACTACAGTTTGA
- a CDS encoding biopolymer transporter ExbD, producing MKIGSPLPHRKARIEIVPLIDIMFFLLASFMMVSLTMVKLQSIKMDLPTATQATKDFKPDLVNIAVDKQGDIYIEKERKTLVEMHDYLVKRVAEKKDIPVYISGDKAASHGAVINVLDMVRRAGVQKVSFAIAAASEGEK from the coding sequence ATGAAAATCGGTTCTCCATTGCCACACCGGAAAGCACGGATTGAGATCGTCCCGTTGATCGACATCATGTTCTTTCTGTTGGCGTCGTTCATGATGGTGAGTCTCACGATGGTGAAGTTGCAATCCATCAAGATGGACCTGCCTACGGCCACGCAGGCGACGAAGGATTTCAAGCCGGACCTGGTGAACATCGCAGTGGACAAGCAAGGTGACATCTACATCGAGAAGGAGCGCAAGACGTTGGTGGAGATGCATGATTATCTGGTGAAACGGGTGGCGGAGAAGAAGGACATCCCGGTGTATATCAGCGGCGACAAGGCGGCGAGCCACGGGGCGGTGATCAATGTGTTGGACATGGTGCGCAGAGCGGGTGTGCAGAAGGTTTCCTTCGCCATCGCAGCCGCGAGCGAGGGGGAGAAGTAA
- a CDS encoding PepSY-associated TM helix domain-containing protein yields the protein MKQKFRKALFWVHLVIGLVAGGVIAITVFTGASMAFEKQVIAWVERDVRKVKPPTADAPRLTLDELGKKLREAQPEARPASIVVSADPTEPVIYSMGRTNTVYLNPYTGEIQQPGAKKTREFFALMLRWHRWLGVNTPPGQGPGGSGGMGTNAVASAQGGSNTVATAATASTNAVAAAPAGGPGGPAGEPRPMSAREMAGTVVGISTIIFVLLSITGIYLWWPRHWSWKSLKAVSVVSFKLKGKPRDWNWHNAMGLWSAPVIVIMGFTGIVMAFHDVGDWIYKRPEGDAAKALIPTVPTPAPGTRPANHDVLLAAAQKEVPGWETITLRLSNPRQRGGGGGMQRPQGGAPGAAVAGTTVEANSTNAVVASAEERPRGEGKREGGRRKREGGNAEVAQNAEGSTNAAPAVAAATASTGGEAREGRGERGGERAKGMGGEGRGGAGGMAAAAPQPINMTVKTEAWMPLPYQLQLDPFTGDVLRKESLSDYGVRRGFRTLNRTLHTGEAFGLPGQAIALFACIGGMVLVYTGFALSFRRFRNWRNRKHDLAAKPEEKSAEAEKRAIAQPEPEVMAVPRTATE from the coding sequence ATGAAGCAGAAGTTCCGCAAAGCACTTTTCTGGGTTCACCTGGTCATCGGCCTCGTCGCCGGTGGCGTGATCGCGATCACGGTTTTCACGGGTGCTTCCATGGCGTTCGAGAAGCAGGTGATCGCGTGGGTGGAGCGGGATGTACGCAAGGTGAAGCCGCCGACGGCGGATGCACCGCGCCTGACGCTGGATGAGTTGGGCAAGAAATTGCGTGAGGCACAGCCGGAGGCGCGTCCGGCGAGCATTGTGGTCTCTGCCGATCCGACGGAGCCAGTGATCTACAGCATGGGCCGGACGAACACGGTTTACCTGAATCCTTACACCGGCGAAATCCAGCAGCCGGGTGCGAAGAAGACGCGTGAGTTCTTCGCGCTGATGCTGCGTTGGCATCGGTGGTTGGGTGTGAACACGCCTCCGGGCCAAGGTCCGGGAGGTTCTGGTGGAATGGGAACGAATGCGGTGGCAAGTGCACAAGGCGGTTCTAATACTGTAGCAACTGCTGCGACTGCTTCTACGAATGCCGTAGCGGCGGCACCGGCTGGTGGTCCCGGAGGGCCGGCTGGCGAACCTCGTCCAATGAGTGCGCGGGAGATGGCGGGCACGGTGGTGGGTATCTCCACGATCATCTTTGTGCTGTTGAGCATCACGGGTATTTACCTGTGGTGGCCGCGTCACTGGTCTTGGAAGAGTTTGAAGGCGGTCTCGGTGGTTAGCTTCAAGCTCAAAGGCAAGCCGCGTGACTGGAACTGGCACAATGCGATGGGGCTGTGGTCTGCACCGGTCATCGTGATCATGGGTTTCACGGGCATCGTGATGGCGTTCCATGATGTGGGTGACTGGATTTATAAGCGACCGGAAGGCGATGCAGCGAAGGCTTTGATTCCAACGGTGCCGACACCGGCTCCGGGAACGCGTCCGGCGAATCATGATGTATTGCTCGCTGCCGCGCAGAAGGAAGTGCCGGGCTGGGAAACGATCACGTTGCGCCTTTCCAATCCGCGTCAGCGCGGTGGTGGCGGTGGAATGCAACGTCCGCAAGGTGGTGCTCCGGGTGCAGCGGTGGCGGGCACGACGGTTGAGGCGAACAGCACGAATGCGGTGGTGGCGTCTGCGGAAGAGAGACCTCGCGGTGAAGGCAAGCGTGAGGGTGGTCGCCGCAAGCGCGAAGGTGGCAATGCAGAGGTGGCGCAGAATGCAGAAGGTTCTACGAATGCAGCTCCGGCTGTGGCCGCAGCGACGGCGTCTACCGGTGGTGAAGCGCGTGAAGGTCGTGGCGAACGTGGTGGTGAGCGCGCCAAGGGCATGGGCGGTGAAGGTCGCGGTGGGGCTGGTGGTATGGCTGCCGCTGCGCCGCAACCGATCAATATGACGGTGAAGACAGAGGCGTGGATGCCGTTGCCTTACCAGCTTCAGCTTGATCCGTTCACGGGGGATGTGTTGCGGAAAGAGAGCTTGTCCGATTACGGGGTGCGTCGCGGTTTCCGCACGTTGAACCGCACGTTGCACACAGGCGAGGCGTTCGGGTTGCCCGGACAGGCGATCGCGCTCTTTGCCTGCATCGGTGGCATGGTGCTAGTTTACACGGGTTTTGCGCTTTCCTTCCGCCGCTTCCGTAACTGGCGGAATCGCAAGCATGATCTGGCCGCCAAGCCGGAAGAGAAGTCCGCTGAAGCCGAGAAACGCGCTATCGCGCAGCCGGAACCGGAAGTGATGGCGGTGCCTCGCACGGCCACAGAATAG
- the gspM gene encoding type II secretion system protein GspM, with amino-acid sequence MSNWWQNLNLTPQERKFVIGVVIVFALVLNFLFIFPQFKNWGPVNQERAEKLKTLADYEKTIAELPKIQARLAELESTNSAPVVAASDASAHYSRAVNTLAAQTGLSYNNISPPTVNLNTTNKYFQELSLKITLVGAEEKAVVNFLYRLSDGNSSVRVREFSLAPDSTKMLLRGYLTLVANYEVEKKERTASGPLANKSTNLTDKTP; translated from the coding sequence ATGAGCAACTGGTGGCAAAATCTCAACCTGACTCCGCAGGAGCGCAAATTCGTCATCGGCGTGGTGATCGTGTTCGCCCTGGTGCTGAACTTTCTTTTCATCTTTCCGCAGTTCAAGAACTGGGGACCGGTGAACCAGGAGCGCGCAGAAAAGCTCAAGACTTTGGCGGATTACGAAAAGACGATCGCCGAGTTGCCGAAGATCCAGGCCCGCCTGGCCGAGCTGGAATCCACGAACAGCGCGCCGGTGGTGGCGGCCAGTGATGCATCGGCTCACTATTCCCGTGCAGTCAACACGCTCGCCGCGCAGACGGGCCTTTCCTACAACAATATCAGCCCGCCCACGGTGAACTTGAATACTACGAACAAGTATTTCCAGGAACTGAGCCTCAAAATCACCCTCGTGGGCGCGGAAGAAAAAGCGGTGGTGAATTTTCTCTACCGTCTGAGTGACGGCAATTCCTCCGTGCGGGTGCGGGAGTTTTCCCTGGCACCGGACAGTACCAAGATGCTATTGCGGGGCTATCTCACACTGGTGGCCAATTACGAAGTGGAGAAGAAGGAACGGACGGCCAGCGGTCCGCTGGCCAACAAATCAACCAATTTAACTGACAAGACCCCATGA
- a CDS encoding ATPase, T2SS/T4P/T4SS family: MAFRSIKSVLADAALATPDQFEEWRKAWRISAENGSQEGLLAFFCREAGMSQDQFLQKLAHALGWEFVELKKVDVPAEARARISTKIAFQYNILPTAFIDGKLQIAVSDPFDAGMLSAVQFDAGCPVTFALAPREEIEKALKKYYGVGAETLDEIAKDDPLDLEVSDKEITEDDQEASIIKFVNQIIWEAHKTRATDIHFEPNEDELRIRYRIDGILHQTPMPPQLKHYQSAIISRIKVMSGMNISEKRLPQDGRINVRIKGEEIDIRVSTVPTVYGESVSLRLLSRGKVLIGLEKLGFSKREDDALRDLIVKPHGIILVTGPTGAGKSTSLYAFLNTINSVHKRIITIEEPVEYELKGINQIAVRSDIGLTFAVGLRHILRQDPNVIMVGEIRDLETAEIAIRAALTGHLVFSTLHTNDASSAFTRLIDMGIEPFLVASSIEAVLAQRLVRTICPHCKVEQKVDRDYLRKLGYPAAELPTAKFWHGAGCDECRGSGYTGRLGIYELLVVNEDLRPLILNRSAASTIAQKAVAQGMRTLRHDGWKKVREGITTVEEVLRVTQTEEHQSLLEDQNTIFMTKE; this comes from the coding sequence ATGGCATTTAGGTCTATCAAGTCGGTACTCGCCGATGCGGCACTGGCGACTCCCGACCAGTTCGAGGAGTGGCGTAAGGCGTGGCGCATCTCGGCGGAGAATGGCTCTCAAGAGGGCTTGCTCGCCTTTTTCTGCCGGGAAGCCGGGATGAGCCAGGATCAGTTCCTCCAAAAGCTGGCTCATGCGCTGGGTTGGGAATTCGTGGAATTGAAGAAGGTCGATGTGCCGGCTGAGGCCCGCGCCCGTATCTCCACCAAGATCGCTTTCCAATACAATATCCTGCCGACAGCTTTCATCGACGGCAAACTGCAGATCGCTGTCAGCGACCCTTTTGATGCTGGCATGTTGAGCGCAGTGCAATTCGATGCCGGTTGCCCGGTGACATTCGCCCTGGCTCCGCGTGAAGAGATCGAGAAGGCGTTGAAGAAATATTATGGCGTGGGTGCCGAGACGTTGGATGAGATCGCCAAGGATGATCCTCTGGACCTGGAGGTCAGTGACAAGGAGATCACCGAGGACGACCAAGAAGCCTCCATCATCAAATTCGTGAACCAGATCATCTGGGAAGCGCACAAAACGCGCGCCACGGACATCCATTTCGAACCGAACGAAGACGAGCTGCGCATCCGTTACCGCATCGACGGCATCTTGCATCAGACGCCGATGCCCCCGCAGTTGAAGCATTATCAATCGGCCATCATCTCGCGTATCAAGGTGATGTCCGGAATGAACATCTCGGAGAAGCGTTTGCCGCAAGATGGTCGTATCAACGTCCGCATCAAGGGCGAGGAGATCGACATCCGCGTATCTACCGTGCCGACGGTTTACGGTGAGAGCGTGTCCTTGCGTTTGCTCTCGCGTGGCAAGGTATTGATCGGTCTGGAAAAACTTGGTTTCTCCAAGCGGGAAGACGATGCGCTCCGTGACCTGATCGTCAAACCTCACGGCATCATCTTGGTCACCGGGCCTACGGGTGCCGGTAAATCCACTTCACTTTACGCGTTCCTCAACACGATCAACTCGGTGCATAAACGCATCATCACGATCGAGGAGCCGGTCGAATACGAACTCAAGGGCATCAACCAGATCGCAGTGCGTTCAGACATCGGTCTGACATTCGCAGTGGGCTTGCGTCATATCCTGCGCCAAGACCCGAACGTGATCATGGTGGGTGAGATCCGTGACTTGGAGACGGCGGAGATCGCCATCCGCGCGGCGCTCACGGGTCACTTGGTATTCAGCACACTGCACACGAATGATGCCTCCAGCGCGTTCACGCGTTTGATCGACATGGGCATCGAGCCGTTCCTAGTAGCTTCGTCCATCGAGGCCGTGCTGGCGCAACGTCTCGTGCGTACCATCTGCCCGCACTGCAAAGTGGAGCAGAAGGTAGATCGCGATTACTTGCGCAAGCTGGGTTATCCGGCGGCGGAGTTGCCCACTGCGAAATTCTGGCACGGTGCAGGATGTGATGAATGCCGCGGCTCCGGTTACACGGGCCGTTTGGGCATCTATGAACTGCTGGTCGTGAACGAGGATCTTCGTCCGTTGATCCTGAACCGTTCGGCGGCCTCGACCATTGCGCAGAAAGCAGTGGCTCAAGGCATGCGCACGTTGCGTCATGACGGCTGGAAGAAAGTTCGCGAGGGCATCACCACGGTGGAGGAAGTGCTGCGTGTGACACAAACGGAAGAGCACCAGTCCCTGCTGGAAGACCAGAACACCATTTTCATGACCAAGGAGTAG
- a CDS encoding DUF6714 family protein, which translates to MNLRTQIAKAFADVPYPGDDNITFSQCEEAQHVLHYLCGKKWHELSIQELRYANALSWLSEAGFQHYLPAYLLAVTTDIGKADVMVLELKYAFIPPRRLTGAANSTFASRIQCLTDAQKETILLTFQKLAHDGAYDETDLEMLHRTFMQFGKA; encoded by the coding sequence TTGAATTTGCGAACACAAATTGCAAAGGCCTTTGCCGATGTTCCCTACCCCGGTGATGACAACATCACCTTCAGCCAGTGTGAAGAAGCACAACATGTCCTCCACTATTTGTGCGGAAAGAAATGGCATGAACTTTCCATTCAAGAGCTGAGATATGCGAACGCACTCAGTTGGTTGAGCGAAGCCGGGTTTCAACACTACTTGCCCGCCTATCTTCTCGCCGTCACAACGGATATTGGGAAAGCGGACGTAATGGTGCTTGAGCTGAAGTACGCCTTCATTCCTCCACGCCGCCTAACTGGTGCGGCCAATTCCACATTCGCCTCACGCATCCAGTGCCTGACTGACGCGCAAAAGGAAACAATCCTCCTCACCTTTCAAAAACTTGCTCACGATGGAGCCTATGACGAAACCGACTTGGAGATGCTCCACCGCACATTCATGCAATTCGGAAAAGCCTAA
- a CDS encoding formyltetrahydrofolate deformylase, with protein sequence MKRLATITVIGKDKTGVIARITNYLFLQGANIEALEEQVTRGQFSMTVNASWPEEKLVAASVKTGLAALGQELGMEITLRFTKPHTRQRMAIFVTKEPRCLETLLAAAKSGKIRQAEPVLVLGNHRDLEPMAKKAGLPFIHLPWEDRAQSEAKALEILAEHEIDFVVLARFMKILSPNFVWRYKNKIINIHPSLLPSFPGPQAYRQAYEHGVKIIGVTAHFVSMHLDEGPIIAQSAFPVKPTYTLKEIMDQGQKLEAKTLLKGVQLYLTKQLDVHWGKVKWV encoded by the coding sequence ATGAAACGTCTGGCCACCATCACCGTCATCGGCAAGGACAAGACGGGCGTCATCGCCCGCATCACGAATTATCTTTTCTTACAGGGCGCGAACATCGAGGCCCTCGAGGAACAGGTCACTCGTGGCCAGTTCAGCATGACGGTGAACGCCTCCTGGCCGGAGGAAAAACTTGTGGCGGCATCGGTAAAGACCGGCTTGGCCGCCCTCGGCCAAGAACTCGGTATGGAGATCACCCTGCGCTTCACCAAGCCACATACCCGCCAGCGCATGGCTATCTTCGTTACGAAAGAACCGCGCTGCCTTGAAACCCTCCTCGCTGCCGCCAAGTCCGGCAAGATCCGCCAAGCAGAACCCGTGTTAGTGCTGGGCAATCATCGCGACCTCGAACCGATGGCGAAGAAAGCCGGTCTGCCGTTCATTCATCTTCCTTGGGAAGACCGCGCGCAATCCGAAGCGAAAGCGCTGGAGATCCTCGCCGAGCATGAGATCGATTTCGTGGTGCTCGCGCGCTTCATGAAGATCCTCTCGCCGAACTTCGTGTGGCGCTACAAGAACAAGATCATCAACATCCATCCTTCCTTGTTGCCCAGCTTCCCTGGACCGCAAGCCTATCGCCAGGCCTACGAGCACGGCGTGAAGATCATCGGTGTGACCGCGCATTTCGTGAGCATGCACCTCGATGAAGGCCCCATCATCGCTCAAAGCGCCTTCCCGGTGAAGCCCACCTACACACTCAAAGAGATCATGGACCAAGGCCAGAAGCTCGAAGCCAAAACTCTCCTGAAAGGTGTGCAGCTCTACCTCACCAAACAGCTCGACGTGCATTGGGGCAAGGTCAAATGGGTATAG